A single genomic interval of Anopheles marshallii chromosome 2, idAnoMarsDA_429_01, whole genome shotgun sequence harbors:
- the LOC128719166 gene encoding sodium/hydrogen exchanger 9B2 produces the protein MKKTIIKMPSEEGNASSQSSSGDTKRKVSIITEPVVERLGHDNLGFEQNKRKISQQSHHSEEGPARRKSNLHNNNFDTSSIHSDRYNGEAGGRAKKQSFSEALEKIERDYDNSRLEQSWIYSLCMRCRVEYTTPSWEPPGWQKICPYPLCPSYRQFARILSIILIGVLLWITAFVIIGDTAAPGGQLFQLVVLTVAANFGGFLISLTTLPRLIGMLLVGILFQNVGWVNLDGDFQIVTAELRKLALVIILVRAGLEMDPTAFKKIYKTILKLGLIPWFVECSLIAVCARFFLQLPWMWSILLGSIVGAVSPAVVVPCLFRLRTKGYGVVKGIPTLIIAVAGIDDAVSVAGFGIISSIMFSTQSLGLQIAQAPVCIIGGLGFGVVWGFLCKYVPEPGDAYVVPIRTLMLFGGGLLAVFGSEEINFEGAGPLGVVFAAFTASYFWCGQGWELEDNPVSTAFEIFWMIFEPILFGITGASIKIAELDPHIVSIGVGSIYVVAVIRILTTVAIAFGDKLNVKEKIFVAISWMSKATVQAALGPVALKTVMSNENRTEEEVHYAEMVKMVCIMSIILTAPLGAILISVTGTKLLKKTKQQLEPMDGTLGWRRSHRPSLHDISIIDEEEEREDIEGIADEDTAANTLSNAQTAAAFTITK, from the exons TATTATCAAGATGCCTTCGGAGGAAGGGAATGCTTCCTCGCAGTCGTCCAGCGGCGACACGAAGCGCAAGGTCAGCATCATCACCGAACCGGTCGTCGAGCGATTAGGGCACGACAACTTGGGCTTTGAGCAGAACAAACGGAAAATATCGCAG CAATCGCACCATTCCGAGGAAGGTCCGGCACGAAGGAAAAGTAACctgcacaacaacaactttGACACCTCGTCCATCCACAGTG ATCGCTACAACGGCGAAGCTGGTGGTCGTGCCAAAAAGCAATCGTTCTCGGAGGCGCTCGAAAAGATCGAACGGGATTACGATAACTCCCGGCTGGAGCAGTCCTGGATCTATTCGCTGTGCATGCGATGTCGGGTCGAGTACACAACGCCCTCGTGGGAACCGCCCGGTTGGCAAAAGATTTGCCCATATCCCCTGTGTCCGTCCTACCGCCAGTTCGCCCGGATCCTGTCGATCATTCTCATAG GTGTACTGCTATGGATTACGGCGTTTGTCATCATCGGTGATACGGCCGCGCCCGGCGGACAGCTGTTTCAGCTGGTGGTGCTAACAGTGGCTGCCAACTTTGGTGGTTTTCTCATCTCCCTAACCACGCTACCCCGGCTGATAGGTATGCTGTTGGTGGGCATACTGTTTCAG AACGTTGGCTGGGTAAATCTGGACGGTGACTTCCAGATCGTGACGGCCGAACTGCGCAAACTCGCCCTGGTCATCATTCTGGTACGCGCCGGGCTGGAAATGGACCCGACCGCGTTCAAGAAGATCTACAAAACCATCCTGAAGCTCGGTCTCATCCCGTGGTTCGTCGAATGCTCGCTGATTGCGGTGTGCGCACGGTTCTTCCTACAGCTACCGTGGATGTGGAGTATCCTGCTCGGTTCGATCGTGGGTGCAGTTTCGCCGGCCGTCGTCGTGCCCTGCCTGTTCCGGTTGCGTACCAAGGGGTACGGTGTGGTGAAGGGTATTCCGACGCTCATTATCGCGGTAGCCGGTATCGACGATGCGGTGTCGGTGGCCGGCTTCGGCATCATCTCCAGCATCATGTTCAGCACGCAGAGCCTCGGGCTGCAAATTGCGCAGGCGCCCGTCTGCATTATTGGAGGGCTCGGATTCGGTGTGGTGTGGGGCTTCCTGTGCAAGTACGTACCCGAACCTGGCGATGCGTACGTTGTTCCGATACGCACACTgatgctgttcggtggcgGACTGCTTGCCGTGTTTGGTAGTGAGGAAATCAATTTCGAAGGTGCTGGTCCGTTGGGCGTTGTGTTTGCCGCGTTCACCGCGTCGTACTTCTGGTGCGGACAGGGCTGGGAGTTGGAGGACAACCCGGTGTCGACGGCGTTCGAAATTTTCTGGATGATCTTCGAACCAATTCTGTTCGGAATTACTGGTGCTTCTATCAAG ATTGCTGAGCTGGATCCTCACATAGTATCGATCGGTGTTGGAAGCATTTACGTGGTTGCTGTAATCCGCATCCTGACCACGGTGGCGATCGCCTTCGGAGATAAGCTTAACGTCAAGGAAAAG ATCTTTGTTGCCATTTCCTGGATGTCGAAAGCGACGGTACAGGCCGCCCTCGGACCGGTCGCCCTGAAGACGGTCATGTCGAATGAAAACCGCACGGAAGAGGAAGTCCACTACGCGGAGATGGTAAAGATGGTGTGCATCATGAGCATCATCCTGACGGCACCGCTCGGTGCGATTCTCATTTCGGTGACCGGTACTAAGCTGctcaagaaaacgaaacaacagctTGAGCCCATGGATGGTACGTTGG GCTGGCGGCGAAGCCATCGACCCTCACTGCACGACATCAGCATCATCGACGAGGAGGAAGAGCGGGAAGATATCGAAGGTATCGCGGACGAGGATACGGCTGCCAACACGCTGTCCAACGCCCAAACGGCAGCAGCGTTCACCATCACGAAATAG
- the LOC128710184 gene encoding ras-related protein Rab-30-like, giving the protein MEDYKFLFKVVLVGNAGVGKTCLVRRFTQGLFPPGQGATIGVDFMIKTVEVDNQKIKLQIWDTAGQERFRSITQSYYRSASALILVYDISCQPTFDCLPDWLREIQEHANSKVLKILVGNKTDRDDREIPQEVGAEFAKQHGMYFLETSAKQADNVERLFYDIAAVLIEQARTKEFTLRSETSVLTNLSQKTIYHPSCCSIGDRNHARSSSTSDAHYSDSSGPASISSNSGNFITQQ; this is encoded by the exons ATGGAAGATTACAAATTTCTGTTCAAAGTCGTCCTGGTAGGCAACGCGGGTGTCGGTAAGACCTGCCTGGTGCGAAGATTCACGCAGGGTCTCTTTCCGCCCGGCCAGGGTGCAACGATCGGGGTGGACTTCATGATCAAAACGGTCGAGGTGGACAATCAGAAGATAAAGCTACAAATTTGGGATACCGCCGGCCAGGAGCGGTTTCGATCGATCACGCAAAGCTACTATCGATCCGCATCCGCTCTCATACTCG TGTACGACATTAGCTGCCAGCCCACGTTCGATTGCTTGCCGGACTGGTTGCGAGAAATCCAGGAGCACGCAAACTCCAAAGTGCTGAAAATTCTCGTCGGCAACAAGACGGACCGGGACGATCGTGAAATACCGCAGGAGGTAGGTGCTGAATTTGCGAAACAGCACGGCATGTACTTCCTCGAAACGTCCGCGAAACAGGCGGATAATGTGGAGCGACTGTTCTACGACATTGCGGCCGTACTGATTGAG CAAGCCCGCACGAAAGAGTTTACCTTGCGCAGTGAAACGAGCGTGTTGACGAATCTCTCCCAAAAAACGATCTACCATCCGAGCTGCTGCAGCATCGGCGATCGGAACCATGCCCGTAGCAGTAGCACCAGCGACGCACACTACTCGGACAGTTCCGGTCCGGCTAGCATCAGTAGTAATAGTGGTAATTTTATCACCCAACAGTAA
- the LOC128719421 gene encoding phosphoribosylformylglycinamidine synthase, which translates to MTIVRYYSAGALSTAKTNALLESLKAINPRVRSLQTEKCFYVQNNRYKLLPADVDAKLHWILKESDTVDQLSANAGLIADPTQVLIEIGPRFNFSTASSTNSVGICHNLGLEFIERIEVSTRYLVGLDGPVGKDEMGIVSSLLPSLHDPMTQCQYTERNIPVNDFYETVSRSKEDWYFVPLLEQGRRALEEINVKNGLAFDEWDLEYYTNLFVKVLKRNPTNVELFDCAQCNSEHSRHWFFKGKITVDGKPKKQSLIEMICDTQHHTNPNNTVKFSDNSSAIKGYQYTALRASCFDGPGKFVQRSVQSDLIFTAETHNMPTAVSPFSGATTGTGGRLRDVQSIGRGGLPIAGTAGYCVGMLNIPGQKQPYESEQDYPGSFARPLKVLIEASDGASDYGNKFGEPVICGFAISYGTVQSDGQRKEYVKPIMFSGGVGTMDSVLVDKKDPKKGMLLAKIGGPVYRIGVGGGAASSVEVQGDSTNTELDFNAVQRGDAEMENKLNRVVRACIELGDRNPILAIHDQGAGGNCNVLKELVEPGCAGAVIFSKAFQLGDPTISTLELWGAEYQENNAVLLDARDRDLLQRICDRERCPVSFVGQVTGTGYVTLLEGEFDGAADKFADRTKCTQELSHVPFDMHLDHVLGKMPQKEFRLQHMNERLDEFQLTANVKLAEALNLVLSAATVGSKRYLTNKVDRSVTGLIAQQQCVGPLHTPLADFGLVAVSHFAREGIATSIGAQPIKGLVDPAKAARMTVAEALSNLVFVAISELADVKCSGNWMWAAKVPGEGAKLVDACEAMCELMSQLQIAIDGGKDSLSMAARVNGKTVVSPGTLVVSTYAPCPDVTLKVTPDLKAASLGTDTTLLYVAVEGLRFRLGGSVLAQCYGKLGGDCPDVSNAECLKNAFNVTQELLRKGLLLSGHDCSDGGLITTLLEMAFAGLTSVEINLEQLLTSADPSNMEASAIRVLFAEECGWVLEVQQQHATTVLDAFRKATVPCYTVGRGVAVADLHSRQSVTVRSGAKVLLLQDCLFNLFNRWESTSFEIEKLQKAKASAVEEYTGIERRTGPHYNVSFNPDTVYADLKLSATGPKVALIREEGTNGDREMAAALFSAGFEVHDVVMNDLLQGRTTLDRYRGIVFPGGFSYADTLGSAKGWAACIQYNDTIAPQFEHFRQRKDTFSLGVCNGCQLMGLIGWVETGLVAVPSVGNVPEIVLVGNRSEKFESRWVTLRVPASRSIMLRRLAGSVLGCWVAHAEGRFSYRSEATRDRLQMSQCVTLQYVDDAGNPTELYPMNPNGSELGIAGVCSPDGRHLAIMPHPERCVQMWQWPYVTMDFPYKNASPWMSMFREAYMWCQQ; encoded by the exons ATGACGATTGTACGGTACTATTCTGCTGGCGCATTGTCCACCGCGAAAACGAACGCACTGCTGGAGTCATTGAAAGCg ATCAATCCACGTGTTCGATCGTTACAGACGGAGAAATGTTTCTACGTGCAGAACAATCGATACAAACTGCTGCCGGCCGATGTCGATGCGAAGCTGCACTGGATTCTGAAGGAATCAGACACAGTGGATCAGCTGTCCGCCAATGCTGGACTGATCGCCGATCCAACCCAGGTGTTGATTGAGATTGGGCCACGGTTCAATTTCTCTACCGCCAGCAGCACGAACAGCGTCGGTATCTGTCACAATTTGGGGCTTGAGTTTATCGAGCGTATCGAGGTATCCACCCGGTACCTGGTGGGATTAGACGGACCGGTTGGCAAGGATGAGATGGGAATTGTTTCTTCCCTTCTGCCCTCGCTTCACGATCCCATGACGCAATGCCAATACACGGAACGAAACATTCCCGTTAACGATTTCTACGAGACGGTGTCACGATCGAAGGAGGATTGGTATTTTGTCCCACTGCTAGAACAGGGTCGTCGGGCACTGGAAGAgataaatgtgaaaaatg GGCTCGCATTTGACGAGTGGGATCTGGAGTACTACACCAACTTGTTCGTGAAGGTGCTCAAGCGTAACCCGACGAATGTGGAGCTGTTCGATTGTGCGCAGTGCAACAGCGAACATTCGCGACATTGGTTTTTTAAGGGAAAAATTACTGTCGATGGAAAACCAAAGAAACAGTCGCTAATTGAGATGATCTGTGACACGCAGCATCATACGAACCCGAACAACACGGTCAAGTTTAGTGACAACAGTAGCGCCATCAAGGGATACCAGTATACAGCGCTCCGTGCGTCCTGTTTCGATGGTCCCGGCAAGTTTGTACAGCGATCGGTGCAGTCTGATCTGATCTTTACGGCCGAAACGCACAACATGCCTACGGCGGTGTCACCGTTCAGTGGAGCAACCACTGGTACCGGTGGTCGGTTGCGCGATGTCCAGAGCATTGGTCGTGGTGGATTACCGATTGCCGGTACGGCGGGTTACTGTGTGGGTATGCTAAACATTCCCGGCCAGAAGCAACCGTACGAGAGTGAACAGGATTATCCGGGATCTTTCGCACGGCCATTGAAGGTGTTGATAGAGGCGAGCGATGGTGCATCGGATTATGGTAACAAGTTCGGTGAACCGGTGATCTGTGGCTTTGCCATTTCTTATGGTACGGTGCAGTCGGATGGACAGCGAAAGGAGTACGTAAAACCGATCATGTTTAGCGGAGGTGTCGGTACGATGGATTCAGTGCTGGTAGACAAAAAGGATCCCAAGAAAG GCATGTTGCTGGCTAAGATCGGTGGTCCAGTGTACCGCATCGGAGTCGGTGGTGGTGCGGCCAGTTCAGTTGAGGTGCAGGGCGACAGCACAAACACGGAGTTGGACTTTAACGCCGTTCAGCGTGGCGATGCAGAGATGGAAAATAAGCTGAACCGCGTAGTGCGTGCCTGCATCGAGTTGGGCGATCGTAATCCGATCCTGGCCATCCACGACCAGGGTGCCGGTGGTAACTGTAACGTGCTGAAGGAACTTGTCGAGCCGGGTTGTGCCGGTGCAGTGATATTCTCCAAGGCGTTTCAACTCGGCGATCCAACCATCTCGACGCTGGAACTGTGGGGTGCAGAATATCAGGAGAATAATGCCGTCCTGTTGGATGCACGTGATCGCGATCTGCTGCAGCGCATCTGCGATCGTGAAAGATGTCCAGTTTCGTTCGTGGGTCAGGTCACCGGTACTGGGTATGTGACGCTGCTGGAGGGAGAATTCGATGGCGCTGCAGACAAGTTTGCCGACCGTACGAAGTGTACACAGGAGCTTTCGCACGTACCGTTCGATATGCATCTCGATCACGTACTAGGCAAGATGCCTCAGAAGGAATTCCGTTTGCAACACATGAACGAACGGTTGGATGAGTTCCAGCTTACGGCAAATGTGAAGCTCGCAGAAGCGTTGAATCTTGTCCTTTCTGCTGCTACCGTTGGAAGCAAACGCTACCTGACGAACAAGGTTGATCGTTCGGTGACAGGATTAATTGCTCAACAGCAGTGCGTTGGACCACTACACACACCCCTGGCCGATTTTGGGCTGGTCGCTGTATCACACTTTGCCCGCGAAGGCATTGCAACGTCAATCGGTGCCCAACCAATCAAGGGTCTGGTCGATCCGGCGAAGGCGGCCCGTATGACGGTAGCGGAAGCCCTTTCCAATCTGGTGTTCGTTGCCATTAGCGAGCTGGCGGATGTGAAGTGCTCGGGCAACTGGATGTGGGCAGCAAAGGTGCCCGGCGAAGGTGCCAAGCTGGTCGATGCATGTGAAGCGATGTGTGAGCTAATGAGCCAACTGCAGATTGCGATCGACGGTGGTAAGGATTCGCTATCGATGGCGGCGCGAGTGAATGGTAAAACGGTCGTCAGTCCTGGTACGCTCGTCGTATCCACATACGCGCCTTGCCCGGATGTGACGTTGAAAGTAACGCCCGATCTGAAGGCGGCTTCACTAGGAACGGATACAACGCTGCTGTACGTAGCGGTTGAAGGGTTGCGTTTCCGTCTAGGTGGGTCCGTGTTGGCACAGTGTTACGGAAAGCTTGGTGGCGATTGCCCAGATGTGAGCAACGCCGAGTGTTTGAAGAATGCATTCAACGTGACGCAGGAACTGTTGCGCAAGGGACTGTTGCTGTCCGGACACGATTGTAGCGACGGAGGGCTAATCACGACGTTGCTGGAGATGGCTTTCGCCGGTTTGACTTCGGTTGAGATAAATCTGGAACAACTACTTACCTCGGCTGATCCCTCCAACATGGAAGCGTCCGCCATCCGTGTGCTCTTTGCAGAGGAATGTGGCTGGGTGCTGGaagtgcagcagcaacacgcTACCACCGTACTGGACGCATTCCGCAAAGCTACCGTTCCATGCTACACTGTGGGTCGTGGCGTTGCCGTGGCCGATCTGCATTCGCGACAGTCCGTGACGGTTCGTAGCGGTGCGaaggtgttgctgttgcaggaCTGTCTGTTCAATCTGTTCAACCGCTGGGAATCGACCAGCTTCGAGATTGAAAAGCTACAGAAGGCAAAGGCAAGTGCGGTCGAAGAGTACACCGGCATTGAGCGTCGTACGGGACCACATTACAACGTCAGCTTCAATCCCGACACGGTGTATGCCGACCTGAAGCTGAGCGCAACCGGTCCGAAGGTGGCCCTGATTCGCGAGGAAGGAACCAACGGCGATCGCGAAATGGCGGCTGCCCTGTTCAGTGCCGGTTTCGAGGTGCACGATGTGGTGATGAACGATCTGCTGCAGGGTCGTACCACGCTCGACCGCTACCGTGGTATTGTTTTCCCCG GTGGATTCAGCTACGCCGATACGCTTGGTTCAGCGAAGGGATGGGCCGCCTGCATCCAGTACAACGACACGATCGCACCCCAGTTTGAACATTTCCGTCAGCGCAAGGATACGTTCTCGCTCGGTGTGTGCAACGGTTGTCAGCTGATGGGACTGATCGGTTGGGTCGAAACGGGACTCGTTGCGGTGCCGTCCGTTGGCAACGTACCGGAAATTGTTCTGGTCGGCAATCGGTCGGAGAAATTCGAAAGCCGCTGGGTTACGTTGCGAGTTCCCGCGAGCCGTTCGATCATGTTGCGCCGTTTGGCAGGAAGCGTGCTCGGATGCTGGGTTGCACACGCTGAAGGACGGTTCTCGTACCGCAGCGAGGCGACCCGTGACCGGTTGCAGATGAGCCAGTGCGTTACGCTGCAGTACGTGGACGACGCCGGTAACCCAACCGAACTGTACCCGATGAACCCGAACGGTAGTGAGCTGGGCATTGCGGGTGTTTGCTCACCTGACGGGCGCCATCTAGCCATCATGCCCCATCCGGAGCGATGTGTACAGATGTGGCAATGGCCGTACGTGACGATGGACTTCCCGTACAAAAATGCGTCGCCCTGGATGTCGATGTTCCGGGAAGCGTACATGTGGTGCCAGCAATAG
- the LOC128715716 gene encoding uncharacterized protein LOC128715716 — MKALGRRADGRQHDRQLTVVFLLLTLWLSGTSRMLPSGVAGTGTGPAGSLNNITYSNTLVKTKYGPLRGIVFRTVPVVVEGFLGVPYASPPIGSLRYMPPVTPSTWKSPRLVDRFAPVCPQKLPKLDGTDAGVLGDLPIDRLKQLRRLVPTLVNQSEDCLYLNLYVPHADDTAHRPDHLKPSIVYIHGESYEWNSGNHYDGSTVAMNGNVIVVTINFRLGVLGFLKTGAKGSAQGNFGLMDLVAGLHWLRENLVAFGGDPAKITLMGHGTGAALANILAVSPVAGDLIHRVVLLSGSALSPWAIQRDPLSVKRKVAQQTSCTGDVVNEDLAPCLRTKPLAELMNISLSSPRFLPGFAPFVDGTVITPAKAAVINNLKIPTDSAIASTSGIEFSNFHKQDVLFGLTTYESYLELTAADLEFGFNETKRDRILRTFVRNTYRYHLNEIYSALKNEYTNWERSPRSAYGYRDAMLELLSDGLTAAPLVQLSHLHSLQGGRSYFLHFKHQSHEWKFPQRSGSVRGEDVPFALGFSPSPMFPLTLTRLDMQVSSTVMRYLCNFVKTGNPNGLRSTRMDVFVNSNNKRSWNPAKKPHNETLMRQLLSSFRQQEPLQPRNPLPAIPGQTPLTPEQALMQQQLQQYYHKEQNNRQQKHSRRKRTRYSNDFQRYNSGETGSYGSSEESAGLPSGSNGNGSGRDGEEDDDDRQDGGESGGRSETEPSYYSVDSDYVYSGFTTIKYNLPFWGHYDTTNQVFMEIGSQVVPKSHYRGHKLSLWLSLIPQLHSSFNIPELSMRHHHFSEENPMFYDGLVREQIIEPPLMHIGFVTSTTSKMHKTETIASTILQSISTECPPNITFIQTASASWPLHNSALPAHHGDSNRSLINRLTNSYHRSYSTALAITIGVGCFLLFLNVLIFVAIYYQREKRESNSRMKINLLELESRLNVVESSSGAVAAAAAAAAAASAASGDGQQVKEETSFSGAQQQAAEEEQVSSMKGGTTVRVVSSTPCGTAITKAPSSSGPNSIQTIELSLTPHYHGHGHPTSMRRSSTSAIKHSHKCELQQQHLQYHHHQSSCSNNRTVSPKKVSIVSPNPSDEQSSSGSASSLASDHPAPAQPRDTRSYSVVSLPKELCNQSTQYDLAEVSHLLVTSIDPKPRPTMASTATMTRRRDLREDFRSTAAIGGSTRSLATAKDYAHRDGTELLMQGGGASILRPPSLHQLHHHQHLHHLHQQPQQPQQQQQQDSSNNSKKRVQIQEISV; from the exons ATGAAGGCACTCGGGAGACGCGCGGACGGACGGCAACACGATCGGCAACTGACGGTAGTCTTCCTGCTTCTAACGCTATGGCTCTCCGGTACGAGCAGAATGTTACCGTCTGGGGTGGCGGGAACCGGCACCGGACCCGCCGGCTCACTCAACAACATCACCTATAGCAACACCTTGGTCAAGACGAAGTATGGACCACTGCGGGGTATCGTCTTCCGGACGGTACCGGTGGTCGTCGAGGGCTTCCTGGGTGTACCGTACGCGTCACCACCAATCGGCAGCCTGCG GTACATGCCTCCGGTTACGCCGTCTACCTGGAAATCTCCCCGTTTGGTCGATCGGTTCGCCCCAGTGTGTCCGCAGAAGTTGCCCAAGCTAGACGGTACCGATGCGGGAGTGCTGGGAGACCTTCCAATCGATCGACTGAAGCAACTCCGACGGTTAGTGCCGACGCTGGTCAACCAGTCGGAGGACTGTCTGTATCTGAATCTGTACGTGCCCCACGCAG ATGATACCGCTCATCGGCCGGATCACCTCAAACCATCAATTGTATATATCCATGGCGAGTCCTACGAGTGGAACTCCGGCAACCATTACGATGGTTCGACGGTGGCAATGAACGGGAATGTTATCGTAGTTACAATAAATTTTAGGCTAGGAGTTTTAG GTTTTTTGAAAACTGGTGCTAAGGGAAGTGCTCAAGGCAACTTCGGGCTGATGGATCTTGTGGCCGGTCTGCACTGGTTGCGAGAGAACTTGGTCGCGTTCGGGGGTGACCCGGCAAAGATTACGCTAATGGGCCACGGGACAGGTGCGGCCCTCGCCAACATCCTCGCGGTATCGCCGGTGGCAGGAG ATCTGATCCATCGTGTGGTGCTGCTGAGCGGTTCCGCACTCTCACCGTGGGCCATCCAGCGGGATCCACTGTCCGTGAAGCGCAAAGTAGCTCAACAGACCTCATGCACGGGCGACGTGGTGAACGAAGATTTGGCCCCCTGTTTGCGAACCAAACCACTAGCGGAGCTTATGAATATATCGTTGAGTAGTCCTAG ATTTTTGCCAGGATTTGCACCGTTTGTCGACGGAACCGTCATAACACCGGCCAAGGCGGCCGTTATTAATAATCTTAAAATACCGACCGACTCCGCGATCGCCAG CACCAGCGGCATTGAGTTCAGCAACTTCCACAAGCAGGACGTCCTGTTCGGGCTGACAACGTACGAGTCCTACCTCGAGCTGACGGCCGCTGATCTCGAGTTCGGTTTCAACGAAACCAAGCGCGACCGCATCCTGCGCACCTTCGTACGCAACACCTACCGGTACCATCTGAACGAGATCTATTCCGCGCTGAAG AACGAGTACACCAACTGGGAACGTTCGCCGAGAAGCGCATACGGATATCGGGACGCTATGTTGGAGTTGCTGAGTGATGGACTGACGGCGGCTCCACTGGTTCAGTTAAGCCATCTGCACAGCCTGCAGGGTGGACGATCGTACTTTCTGCACTTTAAGCATCAGTCGCACGAGTGGAAATTTCCCCAG CGGAGTGGGTCGGTGCGAGGCGAGGATGTGCCTTTTGCATTAGGATTCTCACCATCACCGATGTTTCCACTCACCCTCACCAGGCTGGACATGCAGGTCAGCAGTACCGTGATGCGTTActtgtgtaattttgtaaaaacagG CAATCCAAACGGGCTTCGTTCGACGCGAATGGATGTGTTCGTGAATAGTAACAATAAGCGTAGCTGGAATCCGGCAAAGAAACCGCACAACGAGACGCTCATGCGTCAACTGCTGTCGTCCTTTCGGCAGCAGGAACCGCTTCAACCACGAAATCCACTTCCGGCCATCCCCGGGCAAACGCCTCTTACACCGGAGCAGGCCttgatgcagcagcagctgcagcagtaCTACCACAAGGAACAAAATAACCGCCAGCAGAAACACTCGCGCCGGAAGCGGACGAGATATTCGAACGATTTCCAGCGGTACAACTCTGGCGAAACGGGTAGCTACGGGTCGAGCGAGGAGAGTGCCGGTCTGCCAAGCGGATCGAACGGCAATGGTTCGGGTCGCGATGGCGAGGAGGATGATGACGATCGTCAGGATGGTGGAGAGTCCGGCGGTCGGAGCGAGACGGAACCGAGCTATTACAGTGTGGATAGTGACTATGTGTACAGCGGATTTACGACCATCAAGTACAATCTACCATTCTGGGGACATTACGACACCACCAACCAGGTTTTCATGGAAATAG GGAGCCAAGTTGTACCGAAGAGCCACTACCGTGGGCACAAACTTTCGCTCTGGCTAAGCTTGATTCCACAGCTACACTCTTCCTTCAACATACCAGAACTATCGATGAGACATCATCACTTCAGCGAAGAAAATCCCATGTTCTACGATG GACTGGTGCGGGAACAGATCATAGAACCGCCGCTGATGCACATTGGCTTTGTAACGTCGACCACCTCCAAAATGCACAAGACGGAAACGATCGCCTCCACCATACTGCAGTCCATTTCGACAG AATGTCCACCCAATATCACCTTCATCCAGACGGCATCGGCATCCTGGCCACTGCACAATTCTGCGCTTCCCGCCCACCACGGCGACTCCAACCGTAGCCTGATCAATCGACTGACGAACAGCTACCATCGCAGCTACTCAACCGCGCTCGCCATCACGATCGGTGTCGGGTGCTTTCTGCTCTTTCTCAACGTACTCATCTTTGTCGCGATCTACTATCAGCGCGAAAAGCGCGAAAGCAACTCCCGCATGAAGATCAACCTGCTTGAACTCGAATCACGGTTGAACGTCGTCGAATCTTCGTCTGGTGCCGTGGCAGCAGCGGCGGCTGCAGCTGCCGCTGCCTCTGCTGCATCGGGCGACGGGCAGCAGGTAAAGGAGGAAACCTCTTTCAGCGGTGCTCAACAACAAGCAGCAGAAGAGGAGCAAGTGTCTAGTATGAAGGGTGGCACAACGGTACGAGTGGTTTCCAGCACACCGTGCGGTACTGCAATCACCAAAGCACCGTCGAGCAGTGGCCCCAACAGCATACAGACAATCGAACTATCGCTAACACCTCACTACCACGGGCACGGACATCCCACATCAATGCGACGCAGCAGCACTTCCGCCATCAAGCACTCGCACAAATGTgagctccagcagcagcatctgcagtaccatcatcatcagtcgTCCTGCAGCAATAATCGTACGGTTTCACCGAAGAAAGTCTCGATCGTATCACCCAACCCATCGGACGAACAATCCTCATCCGGTTCGGCGTCATCGCTTGCGTCGGACCATCCCGCTCCCGCGCAACCGCGTGACACTAGAAGTTATTCCGTGGTCAGTCTCCCGAAGGAACTCTGCAACCAATCCACACAGTACGATCTGGCCGAAGTTTCGCATCTGCTCGTTACCTCGATCGATCCCAAACCTCGACCAACGATGGCCAGTACCGCCACCATGACCAGACGGCGGGATCTACGCGAAGACTTTCGTTCGACGGCTGCCATCGGCGGTAGTACGCGGTCGTTGGCAACGGCCAAAGACTACGCGCATCGAGACGGAACCGAGCTTCTGATGCAGGGCGGTGGTGCGAGCATCTTACGGCCTCCATCGCTGCATcagcttcatcatcatcagcatctaCATCATCTACACCAGCAGCCGCAACAaccccagcaacagcagcagcaggattCCTCCAACAACAGTAAAAAGCGTGTACAGATACAGGAAATTTCTGTGTAA